The sequence TAAGCACTGCATGGAGCATCATTTGGCCCTGTTCCATACGTTGTATGCTGTGGACATCTGTTGCAGTTTGATCCAATGGCACCATTTACACCTCCTAATTCTTTTCTGTTTAATTTTTTAAAATTTTTCATAGTAATCTTAATTTTTGATGTTATTAAATAGAATGATTATTTAGTGGCCGTAATAATCAGAATAATCTGGTCCATAGCAATCGGCACTTACATCAACGCAATTTCTACAAGTAGGAGAT is a genomic window of Chryseobacterium nakagawai containing:
- a CDS encoding bacteriocin-like protein, whose product is MKNFKKLNRKELGGVNGAIGSNCNRCPQHTTYGTGPNDAPCSAYQALPTYCKACVIVSMECMDGGVS